One window of the Camelina sativa cultivar DH55 chromosome 1, Cs, whole genome shotgun sequence genome contains the following:
- the LOC104792677 gene encoding peptidyl-prolyl cis-trans isomerase CYP40-like → MGRSKCFMDISIGGELEGRIVIELYDDVVPKTAENFRLLCTGEKGIGPNTGVPLHYKGNRFHRVIKGFMIQGGDISANDGTGGESIYGLKFEDENFELKHERKGMLSMANSGPNTNGSQFFITTTRTSHLDGKHVVFGRVTKGMGVVRSIEHVTIEEQSCPSQDVVVHDCGEIPEGADDGICDFFKDGDVYPDWPIDLNESPAELSWWMETVDFVKARGNEHFKKQDYKMALRKYRKALRYLDICWEKEGIDEETSTALRKTKSQIFTNSAACKLKFGDAKGALLDTEFAMRDEDNNVKALFRQGQAYMALNNVDAAAESFEKALQFEPNDAGIKKEYAAVMKKLAIRDNEEKKQYRKMFV, encoded by the exons ATGGGTCGGTCAAAGTGTTTCATGGACATTAGCATTGGAGGTGAGCTTGAAGGAAGGATTGTTATCGAGCTTTACGATGACGTTGTCCCCAAAACCGCTGAGAATTTTCGATTGCTTTGTACCGGAGAAAAGGGTATTGGTCCAAACACTGGTGTCCCTCTCCATTAcaag GGGAATAGATTTCATCGTGTTATCAAGGGGTTTATGATTCAAGGTGGGGACATATCAGCAAATGATGGTACTGGTGGTGAATCTATCTATGGGTTGAAGTTTGAAGATGAGAACTTTGAACTGAAACATGAGAGGAAAGGGATGCTTTCTATGGCTAACTCTGGTCCCAACACTAATGGCTCTCAGTTTTTCATCACAACCACTCGGACTTCTCATTTAGATGGGAAACATGTTGTGTTTGGAAGGGTTACTAAAGGAATGGGAGTTGTTCGGTCAATTGAGCATGTTACCATAGAGGAACAGTCTTGTCCTTCTCAGGATGTTGTGGTTCATGACTGTGGAGAAATCCCTGAGGGCGCAGATGATGGGATTTGTGACTTTTTCAAGGACGGTGATGTGTACCCTGACTGGCCTATTGATCTAAATGAAAGCCCAGCTGAGCTGTCCTGGTGGATGGAGACTGTTGATTTTGTCAAGGCTCGTGGAAATGAACATTTTAAG AAACAAGACTATAAGATGGCTCTAAGAAAGTACCGTAAGGCTTTACGCTATCTGGATATCTGCTGGGAGAAAGAGGGCATTGATGAAG AGACGAGTACTGCCTTGCGCAAGACAAAGTCGCAGATCTTCACTAATAGTGCT GCCTGCAAACTCAAATTTGGAGATGCTAAGGGAGCGTTGTTAGATACTGAATTTGCGATGCGTGATGAAGATAACAATGTTAAAGCATTGTTTCGACAAGGCCAG GCATACATGGCTCTAAATAATGTCGATGCTGCTGCTGAAAGCTTTGAGAAAGCTCTTCAATTCGAACCTAATGACG CTGGTATCAAGAAAGAATATGCTGCAGTTATGAAAAAG CTCGCCATTAGAGACAATGAAGAGAAAAAGCAGTACCGCAAAATGTTCGTATAG
- the LOC104792702 gene encoding glycine-rich RNA-binding protein 3, mitochondrial-like, with the protein MVHSRFLNLVLVLVTIASLLTTFAEANRGFGWGWGGGSNSSSGSGSNSRSGWGWGHRSNYSSGSGSTPVSGWGWGSSRNGSGWGWGWGGIPNNTHNSGSDSSGWGMGPNNNCSSGSGGSGSGWGYGGHSKNFNATYNGPRKIIVGGDKQWTYGFNYADWASKTAPFFLNDILVFKYNPPVPFTHSVYLLPNPSSYEKCDVKKGKMLASPKQGAGNGFEFVLKQMKPYYISCGEHEGAHCNNGTMKFTVMPTLPRW; encoded by the exons ATGGTGCATTCTCGTTTTTTAAACCTTGTTTTAGTCCTAGTGACCATTGCCTCTTTACTCACTACATTTGCTGAGGCCAATAGAGGATTTGGCTGGGGTTGGGGTGGTGGCTCAAACTCTTCAAGTGGTTCAGGTTCAAACTCGAGGTCCGGTTGGGGTTGGGGTCATCGCTCCAACTATTCAAGTGGTTCAGGTTCAACCCCAGTGTCAGGATGGGGTTGGGGCTCTAGTCGAAATGGTTCAGGCTGGGGTTGGGGTTGGGGTGGGATACCCAACAACACTCACAACTCCGGATCTGACAGCTCGGGTTGGGGCATGGGTCCTAACAACAATTGCAGCTCGGGATCTGGCGGCTCGGGTTCAGGCTGGGGCTATGGAGGTCATTCAAAAAACTTTAATGCCACCTACAATGGACCTAGAAAGATCATAGTCGGTGGAGACAAACAGTGGACTTACGGTTTTAATTATGCCGACTGGGCTTCTAAGACTGCTCCATTCTTTCTCAATGACATACTTG TTTTCAAATACAACCCACCAGTCCCATTCACGCACAGCGTCTACCTGCTTCCGAACCCATCGAGCTATGAAAAGTGTGACGTGAAGAAAGGCAAAATGCTTGCGTCCCCGAAGCAAGGTGCTGGAAATGGCTTTGAGTTTGTTCTAAAACAGATGAAGCCTTACTACATTTCGTGCGGCGAGCATGAAGGTGCTCACTGCAACAACGGTACCATGAAGTTCACCGTCATGCCCACGCTTCCCCGTTGGTAA
- the LOC109127465 gene encoding putative F-box protein At5g41510: MILNLPRDLIDEIFSRVPMESIKAVRLTCKSWNSLSKSESFAKMHISKLTREGETMMIVMKPHNIYLKSGVVDVDPCIELKGKLSFLNNQVSISRIHHYEGLLLCLLKDVTRIVVWNPYWGQTRWIKLRYSHLPKVYFNYTLGYEGKESCRSLKLLRFVDFFHITPEEQLFWYEIYNFDSGLWTTLEVAPHWKIYCSDRSVSLKGNSYWSAEERSSESCMDHIICFDFTREKFGPLLPLPSCVRDRKYVYVNLSCVKEEKIAALFQHSYDYEFEIWITAKIQTEMVSWSMFLRIDTKLRIYFPDCFFIDEVNKVFMCVGRAYGYDSESEEGPATFIKIIGEAGYLTTLDLGILFLGSEANGDYTCYLQEQNNERGRAIWDFLRCEAYLT; the protein is encoded by the exons ATGATCCTCAATCTTCCAAGGGATTTGATAGATGAAATTTTTTCTAGGGTTCCCATGGAATCTATAAAAGCAGTGCGTTTAACTTGCAAAAGTTGGAACAGTTTATCCAAAAGCGAGAGCTTTGCCAAGATGCACATTAGTAAATTAACAAGAGAAGGGGAGACTATGATGATCGTGATGAAGCCtcacaatatttatttaaagagCGGCGTGGTTGACGTTGATCCATGTATAGAGCTCAAAGGTAAACTTAGTTTCCTTAACAATCAAGTCAGTATATCCCGAATTCACCACTATGAGGGTTTGTTGTTATGCTTATTGAAAGACGTTACTAGGATTGTGGTTTGGAATCCGTATTGGGGCCAGACAAGGTGGATCAAACTCAGATATTCTCACCTTCCAAAAGTATATTTCAATTATACTCTCGGATACGAGGGTAAGGAATCTTGTCGTAGCCTTAAATTGTTGagatttgtagatttttttcacATTACCCCGGAAGAGCaacttttttggtatgaaataTACAATTTTGATTCTGGATTATGGACAACTCTTGAAGTCGCTCCACACTGGAAAATATATTGTTCAGACCGTAGCGTCTCTCTTAAGGGAAACAGTTATTGGAGTGCAGAAGAAAGAAGCTCAGAAAGTTGCATGGATCAtataatctgttttgattttacaagagagaAATTTGGGCCGCTTTTGCCTCTGCCATCTTGCGTTAGGGATCGTAAATATGTATATGTGAATTTATCTtgtgttaaagaagagaagattgcAGCTTTATTTCAGCACAGCTATGATTATGAGTTTGAAATATGGATTACAGCTAAGATCCAGACCGAAATGGTGTCCTGGAGCATGTTCTTGAGAATTGATACGAAGCTTAGGATATATTTTCCAGActgtttcttcattgacgaggtGAATAAAGTCTTCATGTGTGTTGGTAGAGCCTATGGCTATGACTCTGAGTCTGAAGAAGGTCCCGCAACATTTATTAAGATCATTGGAGAGGCTGGATACTTAACAACTTTGGATCTCGGA ATACTTTTTCTTGGAAGTGAGGCTAATGGTGATTACACTTGTTATCTGCAAGAGCAGAACAATGAGAGGGGTCGAGCCATATGGGACTTCTTGCGTTGTGAAGCCTATCTTACTTGA
- the LOC104792669 gene encoding pentatricopeptide repeat-containing protein At2g15820, chloroplastic-like, producing the protein MIVTGACDFSSSLSIASSSSSSAIAVSPFNVSSLSSNPKFINSSSTLFRSLSFSLIHHRSSYSRRSLRRLSSSHTIHRDKTHFFSKSSPRTPPLSTANSTAQRTGTFVEHLTGITESEERSNEANDFGDVESARNDIRNVATRRVETEFEVRELEELPEEWRRSKLAWLCKEVPSHKAVTLVRLLNAQKKWVRQEDATYIAVHCMRIRENETGFRVYRWMTQQNWYRFDFGLATKLADFLGKERKFTKCREVFDDILNQGRVPRESTFHILVVAYLSSSVEGCLEEACSVYNRMIQLGGYQPRLSLHNSLFRALLSKQGGGSLNDHLKQAEFIFHNVVTTGLEVQKDIYSGLIWLHSCQDKVDKDRINSLREEMKKAGFQESKEVVVSLLRAYAKEGGVEEVERTWLELLNLDCGIPSQAFVYKMEAYAKVGDFAKAVEIFREMEKHLGGATVTGYHKIIEVLCKFQQVEYAESLLKEFVESGKKPLLPSYIEIALMYFDLGLNEKLEMAFAECLGKCQPSQTVYNLYLDSLVKIGNLEKAGDVFDEMKNNGTINVNARSCNTLLKGYLDSGKQVRAERVYDLMRLKKYEIKPPLMEKLDYILSLKKKEVKRRLSMKLSKEQREVLVGLLLGGLQIESDKEKKSHMIKFEFRENSQAHLVLKQHIHDQFREWLHPLSDFQEDIIPFEFYSISHSFFGFYADHFWPKGQPEIPKLIHRWLSPHSLAYWYMYSGFRTSQGDIILRLKGSLEGVEKVVKALRGKSMECRVKKKGKVFWIGLQGTNSALFWKLIEPHILEDLKDHLKPASESMGNVGEAEEQSINIESSSLSE; encoded by the exons ATGATTGTCACCGGAGCTTGCGACTTCTCTTCATCACTCTCCAtcgcctcttcctcctcctcctccgcgaTCGCCGTCTCACCCTTCAACGTTTCATCTCTCTCCTCTAACCCCAAATTCATCAATTCCAGCTCAACTCTCTTCCGTTCCCTTTCCTTCTCCCTTATCCACCACCGCAGCAGCTACTCACGCCGCTCCCTCCGCCGCCTCTCCTCCTCTCATACAATTCACAGGGACAAAACCCATTTCTTCTCCAAGTCTTCTCCGCGGACTCCACCACTTTCCACGGCTAATTCCACAGCTCAACGAACCGGGACTTTCGTCGAACACCTTACAGGCATTACAGAATCGGAAGAAAGAAGCAATGAAGCCAACGATTTCGGTGATGTGGAGTCTGCCAGGAACGACATTAGGAACGTTGCGACTCGTAGAgtggaaacggagtttgaagtGAGAGAATTAGAAGAGTTGCCGGAGGAGTGGCGACGGTCTAAGCTTGCTTGGCTGTGTAAAGAGGTTCCATCGCATAAAGCCGTAACGCTTGTGAGGCTCTTGAATGCTCAGAAGAAATGGGTTCGTCAAGAAGATGCTACTTACATCGCTGTTCATTGTATGCGTATTCGTGAGAACGAAACTGGATTCAGG GTGTATAGATGGATGACACAGCAGAATTGGTACAGGTTTGATTTTGGGTTAGCCACCAAGTTAGCTGATTTCTTAGGGAAAGAACGAAAATTTACGAAATGCCGAGAAGTGTTCGACGATATTTTGAATCAAGGGCGTGTTCCAAGAGAGTCTACATTTCATATTCTTGTAGTTGCATATCTAAGTAGCTCAGTAGAAGGCTGTCTTGAAGAAGCGTGTAGCGTTTACAACAGAATGATTCAGCTAGGAGGGTACCAACCGCGTCTTAGTCTTCATAATTCTTTGTTTAGAGCTCTATTGAGCAAACAAGGAGGAGGGTCTTTGAATGATCACCTTAAGCAAGCTGAGTTTATCTTCCACAATGTTGTGACAACTGGGCTTGAGGTTCAGAAGGATATCTATAGTGGATTAATCTGGCTGCATAGTTGTCAAGACAAAGTTGACAAAGATAGGATTAACTCTctaagagaagagatgaagaaggcGGGGTTTCAGGAAAGTAAAGAAGTTGTGGTCTCGTTACTGAGAGCATATGCGAAAGAGGGAGGTGTGGAAGAAGTTGAGAGGACATGGCTTGAATTGCTTAATCTTGATTGTGGTATACCTTCTCAAGCGTTTGTGTACAAAATGGAAGCTTATGCAAAAGTTGGCGATTTTGCAAAAGCTGTGGAGATATTTAGGGAGATGGAGAAGCATCTAGGTGGTGCAACTGTTACTGGATACCACAAAATCATTGAGGTTCTATGTAAGTTCCAGCAAGTGGAATATGCAGAATCGCTCTTGAAAGAGTTTGTAGAAAGCGGGAAGAAGCCGCTTTTACCGTCATACATCGAGATAGCCTTAATGTACTTCGATTTAGGTTTAAATGAAAAGTTGGAGATGGCTTTTGCTGAGTGCTTGGGGAAGTGTCAACCTAGCCAGACCGTATATAACTTATACTTGGATTCACTGGTTAAGATCGGTAACCTTGAGAAAGCAGGGGATGTCTTTGATGAAATGAAGAACAACGGGACTATCAATGTGAATGCTAGATCATGCAACACCCTTTTAAAGGGATACCTAGATTCTGGTAAACAAGTGCGGGCAGAGAGAGTTTATGATCTGATGAGATTGAAGAAATACGAAATCAAACCACCGCTCATGGAAAAGCTTGATTACATCCTGAGCTTGAAGAAAAAAGAGGTGAAGAGACGGTTGAGCATGAAGCTAAGCAAAGAGCAACGTGAGGTATTGGTAGGTTTGCTGTTAGGTGGCTTGCAAATCGAATcagacaaagagaagaagagccaCATGATCAAATTTGAATTCAGAGAGAATTCTCAGGCTCATCTGGTTCTGAAACAACACATACATGACCAGTTCCGCGAGTGGTTGCATCCTTTGAGCGATTTTCAGGAGGATATTATACCGTTCGAGTTCTACTCCATTTCCCATTCATTCTTTGGGTTTTACGCTGATCATTTCTGGCCAAAGGGTCAGCCAGAGATTCCAAAACTGATTCACCGGTGGCTCTCACCACACTCACTTGCTTACTGGTACATGTACAGCGGCTTTAGAACATCGCAAGGTGACATTATCTTGAGATTGAAGGGAAGTCTAGAAGGTGTTGAGAAGGTAGTAAAGGCTCTGAGAGGCAAATCTATGGAGTGTCGGGttaagaagaaaggaaaagtcTTCTGGATCGGACTACAAGGAACAAACTCAGCTTTGTTCTGGAAACTAATAGAGCCTCACATATTGGAGGACTTGAAAGATCATTTGAAACCTGCTTCTGAATCAATGGGCAATGTTGGGGAAGCAGAAGAACAAAGCATCAACATTGAATCAAGCTCTTTATCAGAGTGA